The proteins below are encoded in one region of Ephemeroptericola cinctiostellae:
- the tyrS gene encoding tyrosine--tRNA ligase produces the protein MTSETTPAKAPQYPITEAVQHALAATKRGCDELLVEADWVQKLAKSAATGVPLRIKLGLDPTAPDIHLGHTVVLNKLRQLQDLGHTVIFLIGDFTSMIGDPSGRNATRPPLTPEQIKVNAETYYKQAALILDPAKTEIRYNSEWCDPLGARGMIQLASRYTVAQMLERDDFTKRYNGGVPISVHEFLYPLMQGYDSVALQSDLELGGTDQKFNLLVGRALQKEYGQEPQCILTMPLLVGLDGVEKMSKSKNNYIGITEAPNDMFGKVMSISDDMMWTWYELLSFVPLAHIATYKQEVAEGRNPRDIKVLLAQEIVARFHSPVAAEEALAAFNHRAKGGIPDDIPTLTLTVPADGMVLANVFKAADMVASVSEGNRAIDQGGARVDGDVVKDRAHKLLAGEYVLQVGKRRFAKATLVVG, from the coding sequence ATGACCTCAGAAACCACTCCCGCAAAAGCACCGCAATACCCAATCACCGAAGCCGTGCAGCATGCCCTCGCCGCCACCAAACGTGGTTGCGATGAATTATTGGTCGAAGCCGACTGGGTGCAAAAGCTGGCCAAAAGTGCTGCAACGGGCGTGCCTTTGCGCATTAAATTGGGTTTAGACCCGACTGCACCAGACATTCACCTCGGACACACGGTTGTATTGAACAAACTGCGCCAGTTGCAAGACCTCGGACACACCGTGATTTTTCTCATCGGTGACTTCACCTCCATGATTGGTGACCCATCAGGCCGCAACGCGACGCGCCCGCCATTGACGCCCGAACAAATCAAAGTCAATGCAGAAACGTATTACAAACAAGCGGCATTGATCCTCGATCCAGCGAAAACCGAAATCCGCTACAACAGCGAATGGTGCGATCCCTTGGGCGCGCGAGGCATGATTCAGCTCGCCTCGCGTTATACCGTGGCGCAGATGCTGGAGCGCGATGATTTCACCAAGCGTTATAACGGCGGTGTGCCGATTTCGGTGCATGAGTTTCTGTACCCGTTGATGCAAGGTTATGATTCCGTTGCGTTGCAATCTGACCTTGAACTGGGTGGCACGGATCAAAAGTTCAACCTGCTGGTTGGTCGTGCCTTACAGAAAGAATATGGCCAAGAACCGCAATGTATTTTGACCATGCCATTGTTGGTGGGTTTGGACGGCGTTGAAAAAATGTCCAAATCGAAAAACAACTACATTGGCATCACCGAAGCACCCAACGACATGTTTGGCAAAGTCATGAGCATTTCGGATGACATGATGTGGACGTGGTACGAGCTGCTGTCATTTGTACCTTTGGCACACATTGCAACGTACAAGCAAGAAGTTGCGGAAGGCCGTAATCCACGTGACATCAAGGTGCTGCTTGCACAAGAAATCGTTGCCCGTTTCCACAGCCCAGTTGCCGCTGAAGAGGCATTGGCTGCGTTTAATCACCGTGCCAAAGGTGGCATTCCTGATGACATTCCAACGCTCACATTGACCGTTCCAGCCGATGGCATGGTGTTGGCCAATGTGTTCAAAGCTGCTGACATGGTCGCTTCTGTTTCAGAGGGCAATCGTGCGATTGATCAAGGCGGTGCACGGGTTGATGGTGACGTGGTTAAAGACCGTGCCCACAAACTGCTGGCGGGTGAATATGTTTTGCAAGTGGGCAAGCGTCGCTTTGCAAAAGCCACATTGGTGGTCGGTTGA
- the dtd gene encoding D-aminoacyl-tRNA deacylase has protein sequence MIALLQRVKKAQVEVDGCVTGQIDQGLLVFLCAEKNDTIATGDKLLNKVLNYRVFGDEQGKMNRNVQNVDGQGKHGGLLVVSQFTLAADTNSGTRASFTPAAAPDLARDLYNEWVIKAKAQHQIVQTGVFAADMQVSLVNDGPVTFWLKTTA, from the coding sequence ATGATTGCTTTGTTGCAACGGGTTAAAAAAGCCCAAGTCGAAGTCGATGGCTGTGTGACCGGTCAAATTGACCAAGGGCTGCTGGTTTTTCTCTGTGCTGAAAAAAATGACACCATCGCAACTGGCGATAAATTGCTCAATAAAGTCTTGAACTACCGTGTGTTCGGCGATGAGCAGGGCAAGATGAACCGCAACGTGCAAAACGTTGATGGGCAAGGCAAGCACGGTGGGTTGTTGGTGGTGTCTCAATTCACCCTTGCCGCTGACACCAACAGCGGCACGCGTGCCAGCTTCACGCCCGCTGCTGCACCTGACTTGGCGCGTGATTTGTACAATGAATGGGTGATCAAAGCTAAAGCGCAACATCAAATTGTGCAAACAGGCGTTTTTGCCGCAGACATGCAGGTGTCTTTGGTCAATGATGGCCCCGTCACTTTTTGGCTCAAAACCACGGCATGA
- a CDS encoding YbhB/YbcL family Raf kinase inhibitor-like protein, with protein MKLHSDSFPNKGVIPSEFAFAQMDEKTRVKLSSNKNPHFSWTDAPEDTQSFVMLCVDATAPSDPKDVNQTDREVPAELPRADFSHWVLINIPAETREFQVGQFSREVTPKGKAGPLVAGLKESPMRQGINDYTHWFAGDHDMEGDYYGYDGPCPPWNDSLVHSYTFTLYALDVAELTLPADGKLNLASVTRRMQEHVLASASWSGVYTLTPRLAVALAI; from the coding sequence ATGAAGCTGCACAGCGATAGTTTTCCAAACAAAGGGGTCATTCCATCGGAATTTGCCTTTGCTCAAATGGATGAGAAAACACGTGTTAAATTGTCATCCAATAAAAACCCGCACTTTTCATGGACAGATGCACCTGAAGACACCCAATCCTTTGTCATGTTGTGTGTGGATGCCACCGCGCCGAGCGACCCCAAAGATGTGAATCAAACCGACCGCGAAGTGCCTGCTGAGTTGCCCCGTGCTGATTTCAGCCATTGGGTGTTGATCAACATCCCCGCTGAAACCCGAGAGTTTCAAGTGGGTCAGTTTTCTCGTGAAGTCACGCCAAAAGGCAAAGCGGGGCCTTTGGTGGCTGGTTTAAAAGAGTCGCCAATGCGTCAAGGCATCAACGACTACACGCACTGGTTTGCCGGTGATCATGACATGGAAGGCGACTACTATGGTTATGATGGCCCATGCCCCCCATGGAATGATTCGTTGGTTCACAGCTACACTTTTACCTTGTATGCTTTGGATGTGGCGGAGCTGACCTTGCCCGCAGATGGTAAGTTGAATTTGGCCAGTGTAACGCGGCGGATGCAGGAGCATGTTTTGGCCAGCGCCAGTTGGAGTGGCGTGTACACATTAACACCGCGCTTGGCTGTGGCATTGGCGATTTGA
- the glyA gene encoding serine hydroxymethyltransferase → MFDRVKNSLANTDPELLAVINLENQRQQDHIELIASENYTSPAVMEAQGSQLTNKYAEGYPGKRYYGGCEYVDVVEQLAIDRVKELFGAEAANVQPNSGSQANQGVFFAVLKPGDTIMGMSLAEGGHLTHGMKLNQSGKWFNVVSYGLNADEDIDYDAMEALAREAKPKLIIAGASAFALKIDFERFSKIAKEVGAYFMVDMAHYAGLIAAGVYPNPVPFADFVTTTTHKSLRGPRGGVILMKAEHEKAINSSIFPGIQGGPLMHVIAGKAVAFKEALSPEFKEYQTQVVKNAKVLAETLIARGLRIVSGRTESHVMLVDLQPKGLTGKEAERVLGLAHMTCNKNAIPNDPQTPFVTSGIRVGTPALTTRGFKEAETEKIANLIADVLDNPTDEAVLARVRDDVKALTDAYPVYK, encoded by the coding sequence ATGTTTGATCGAGTAAAAAACAGCTTAGCCAACACCGACCCAGAATTGTTGGCGGTCATCAATCTTGAAAATCAACGCCAACAAGATCATATCGAACTGATTGCTTCAGAAAACTACACCAGCCCAGCGGTCATGGAAGCCCAAGGTTCACAGTTGACTAACAAATACGCCGAAGGCTACCCAGGCAAACGCTACTACGGCGGTTGTGAGTATGTGGATGTGGTTGAACAATTGGCGATTGACCGTGTCAAAGAACTCTTTGGTGCAGAAGCGGCCAACGTTCAACCGAACTCAGGCTCACAAGCCAACCAAGGCGTGTTTTTCGCCGTATTGAAACCAGGCGACACCATCATGGGCATGAGCTTGGCCGAAGGCGGTCACTTGACGCATGGCATGAAATTGAACCAAAGTGGTAAATGGTTTAACGTTGTGTCGTATGGTTTAAATGCCGATGAAGACATCGATTATGATGCCATGGAAGCTTTGGCACGTGAAGCCAAACCAAAACTCATCATCGCTGGTGCGTCTGCGTTTGCTTTGAAAATTGATTTTGAGCGCTTCTCAAAAATTGCCAAAGAAGTTGGTGCGTATTTCATGGTCGATATGGCGCATTACGCGGGCTTGATTGCTGCGGGTGTGTACCCCAATCCTGTGCCGTTTGCAGACTTCGTGACCACCACCACACATAAATCATTGCGTGGTCCACGTGGTGGTGTGATTTTGATGAAGGCTGAGCACGAAAAAGCCATCAATTCATCGATTTTCCCTGGTATTCAAGGCGGCCCGTTGATGCACGTGATTGCAGGTAAAGCGGTGGCATTCAAAGAAGCGTTGAGCCCAGAGTTTAAAGAATACCAAACACAGGTTGTCAAAAATGCCAAAGTATTGGCAGAAACCTTGATTGCACGTGGTTTGCGCATCGTATCAGGTCGCACGGAATCGCACGTCATGCTGGTGGATTTGCAACCCAAGGGTTTGACGGGTAAAGAAGCTGAGCGTGTTTTGGGCTTGGCACACATGACTTGCAACAAAAACGCCATTCCAAATGACCCACAAACGCCGTTTGTTACCAGTGGTATTCGTGTCGGTACGCCTGCATTGACCACGCGTGGTTTCAAAGAAGCAGAAACTGAAAAGATCGCCAATTTGATCGCTGATGTGCTCGACAATCCGACGGATGAAGCGGTGTTGGCGCGCGTGCGTGATGATGTTAAAGCGTTGACCGATGCTTATCCAGTGTACAAGTGA
- a CDS encoding alkaline phytoceramidase, which produces MKLLYLKQLLLAVTCFAVVAMVFVAPIPQDSAYHHFTDQRQMAFLPNFWNVVSNLGFLYVGVLGLYRLYIARRLVIVAPARLLYGVFFLGVTLVAFGSGFYHLHPDNNSLIWDRLPMTMAFMALTSIVLVEFLSLNWGRRAFWPLLCVGMGSALYWYWGESHGQGDLRAYVLVQFLPVLLMLLLLMLGRNVFSTSSGYGVVLIAYVLAKMMEHFDAQVYEWTHQIIAGHALKHVLAAFGLYGLLRSFQSRVMRYHVNR; this is translated from the coding sequence ATGAAACTTTTATATTTAAAACAATTGCTGCTTGCCGTGACTTGTTTCGCCGTGGTTGCGATGGTCTTTGTTGCGCCAATCCCTCAGGATTCCGCTTATCATCACTTTACGGATCAGCGTCAAATGGCGTTTCTGCCTAATTTTTGGAACGTGGTGTCTAATTTAGGTTTTTTATACGTGGGCGTGTTGGGCTTGTATCGCTTGTACATTGCTCGACGGCTGGTGATTGTCGCGCCTGCTCGTCTGTTATATGGTGTGTTCTTCTTGGGGGTGACGTTGGTGGCGTTTGGTTCGGGTTTCTATCATTTGCATCCTGATAACAACAGCTTGATTTGGGATCGTTTGCCGATGACCATGGCATTTATGGCGTTGACATCCATTGTGTTGGTGGAGTTCTTGTCTCTCAATTGGGGGCGGCGTGCTTTTTGGCCGCTGTTGTGTGTGGGCATGGGGTCGGCTTTGTACTGGTATTGGGGTGAGTCTCATGGACAAGGGGATTTGCGGGCGTATGTGTTGGTGCAATTTTTACCCGTACTGCTGATGCTGTTGTTGCTCATGCTGGGGCGTAATGTGTTCAGTACATCTTCTGGGTATGGGGTCGTGCTGATTGCTTATGTGTTGGCCAAAATGATGGAGCATTTTGATGCGCAGGTCTATGAATGGACGCATCAAATCATTGCGGGGCATGCGTTAAAACATGTTTTGGCAGCATTTGGGTTGTATGGTTTGTTGCGCAGTTTTCAATCGCGCGTGATGCGTTATCATGTGAACAGATAA
- the ribD gene encoding bifunctional diaminohydroxyphosphoribosylaminopyrimidine deaminase/5-amino-6-(5-phosphoribosylamino)uracil reductase RibD, whose translation MMNINVLDLKWLELALSQAQSAVGLSSPNPRVGCVIVNDNVVIGQGHTQAVGQAHAEVMAIRDAQSKGKGLDLEGCTVYVTLEPCSHFGRTPPCVDALKAISPARVVVALLDANPQVAGAGVTALREAGVIVDVLPVEHALARAAYDLNVGFMARMRFSRVYTRLKWAASADGKTALPDGRSQWITGAEAREDGHRFRARADVIVSGIGTVLGDDPQLNVRGVVVERPPIKCIVDAYARTPLNARVFDDGAPVWLACVELNGDDGEYERQAERLHVLRTAHPQLLVLAFSEEEKGRLDLNELWAYFYSRQINEVHVEAGAILNAALFEAGLVDEVLMYVAPRVVGAGKLVAAFDEGVNLDALVEEGHWHWSAPALLGGDLRLILKLN comes from the coding sequence ATGATGAATATCAATGTGTTGGATTTGAAATGGCTTGAATTGGCTTTGAGTCAGGCGCAATCCGCGGTTGGATTGTCTTCACCTAATCCGCGTGTCGGTTGTGTGATTGTTAACGACAATGTCGTCATCGGGCAGGGGCACACACAAGCGGTTGGACAGGCGCATGCGGAGGTCATGGCGATTCGAGATGCACAGTCTAAAGGTAAAGGCTTAGACTTGGAAGGTTGTACGGTGTATGTGACGCTGGAGCCGTGCAGCCATTTTGGGCGAACACCCCCATGTGTGGATGCGCTTAAGGCGATTTCGCCCGCACGAGTCGTGGTGGCGTTGTTGGATGCGAATCCTCAAGTGGCGGGTGCGGGCGTGACCGCATTGCGCGAAGCAGGGGTGATTGTGGATGTGTTGCCTGTAGAGCATGCGTTGGCGCGAGCGGCTTATGATTTGAATGTGGGTTTCATGGCGAGGATGCGTTTCAGTCGAGTGTACACTCGGTTGAAGTGGGCGGCGAGTGCGGATGGCAAAACGGCTTTACCCGATGGTCGAAGTCAATGGATCACAGGTGCTGAGGCACGGGAGGACGGTCATCGCTTTCGTGCTCGTGCGGATGTGATTGTGTCTGGAATTGGCACGGTACTGGGCGATGACCCTCAACTCAATGTGCGTGGAGTGGTCGTTGAGCGGCCTCCCATTAAATGCATTGTCGATGCGTATGCGCGAACGCCATTGAATGCACGCGTGTTTGATGATGGTGCACCCGTTTGGTTGGCGTGCGTTGAGTTGAATGGCGATGATGGCGAATATGAGCGACAGGCCGAACGTTTGCATGTATTGCGCACAGCTCACCCTCAGCTGTTGGTACTGGCTTTTTCTGAAGAGGAAAAAGGGCGGCTTGATTTAAATGAGTTGTGGGCGTATTTCTATTCACGGCAGATCAATGAAGTGCATGTTGAGGCGGGTGCCATTCTGAATGCGGCCTTATTTGAAGCGGGTTTGGTCGACGAGGTGTTGATGTATGTTGCGCCCCGTGTTGTGGGGGCGGGTAAGCTGGTGGCCGCTTTTGATGAGGGTGTCAATTTAGATGCACTTGTTGAAGAGGGGCATTGGCATTGGTCAGCGCCTGCATTGTTGGGCGGTGATTTGAGGTTGATTTTAAAGTTAAATTGA
- the ccoN gene encoding cytochrome-c oxidase, cbb3-type subunit I, giving the protein MSAQATTYNYRVVRMFAIMSVVWGIVGMLVGVFIASQLAFPELNFGVPWLSFGRLRPLHTNAVIFAFGGCALMATSFHVVQRTSNVRLFGGRLADFVFWGYQLVIVLAAITLPMGFTQGKEYAELEWPIDLLLTVVWVAYAVVFFGTLAIRKVSHIYVANWFFGGFILTVALLHLVNSAAIPAGMWKSYSAYAGAADAMVQWWYGHNAVGFFLTAGFLGMMYYYVPKQAGRPVYSYRLSVVHFWALIFTYMWAGPHHLHYTALPDWTQSLGMVFSLILLAPSWGGMINGMMTLSGAWDKLRDDPILKFLVVSLSFYGMSTFEGPMMAIKTVNALSHYTDWTVGHVHSGALGWVGFISIGSLYYLIPRTFNRETMYSTRLINLHFWIATIGVVLYITSMWISGVMQGMMWRAINPDGTLVYTHIQSIAASKPLYIIRVLGGVMYLGGMIIMAYNVVRTIMAGKAVDAPIPELSYDAHH; this is encoded by the coding sequence ATGTCAGCACAAGCCACAACCTATAACTACCGAGTGGTGCGCATGTTCGCCATTATGTCGGTTGTGTGGGGAATCGTCGGGATGTTGGTGGGGGTTTTTATTGCCTCGCAATTGGCGTTTCCTGAGTTAAACTTTGGAGTGCCTTGGTTGTCCTTTGGACGCTTACGCCCTTTGCACACCAATGCTGTGATTTTTGCATTCGGTGGTTGTGCTTTGATGGCAACATCATTTCACGTTGTGCAACGAACGAGCAATGTTCGTTTGTTTGGTGGTCGTTTGGCTGATTTTGTCTTTTGGGGTTACCAGCTGGTTATCGTGTTGGCGGCCATTACCTTGCCCATGGGCTTCACCCAAGGCAAAGAGTACGCTGAATTGGAGTGGCCGATTGACTTATTGTTAACGGTCGTTTGGGTGGCTTACGCTGTGGTGTTTTTTGGCACGCTGGCGATTCGCAAAGTGTCTCACATTTATGTGGCGAACTGGTTCTTCGGTGGCTTCATTTTGACTGTGGCGTTGTTGCATTTGGTCAACAGCGCTGCAATTCCTGCGGGCATGTGGAAATCATACTCTGCTTACGCAGGCGCAGCTGATGCGATGGTTCAATGGTGGTATGGTCATAATGCGGTGGGCTTCTTTTTGACGGCAGGTTTCTTGGGCATGATGTACTACTATGTGCCTAAACAAGCAGGCCGCCCCGTTTATTCATATCGCTTGTCAGTGGTTCACTTCTGGGCTTTGATTTTCACTTACATGTGGGCAGGTCCGCATCACTTGCATTACACGGCGTTGCCTGATTGGACGCAATCGTTGGGTATGGTGTTTTCTCTGATTCTCTTGGCGCCAAGCTGGGGTGGGATGATCAACGGCATGATGACCTTGTCAGGCGCTTGGGATAAGCTCCGCGACGACCCAATCTTGAAATTCCTTGTTGTGTCATTGTCATTTTACGGTATGTCGACTTTTGAAGGCCCGATGATGGCCATCAAAACAGTCAATGCGTTGTCTCACTATACCGACTGGACTGTTGGTCACGTTCACAGTGGTGCTTTGGGTTGGGTGGGTTTCATATCGATTGGTTCTTTGTATTACCTCATTCCCCGTACATTCAATCGTGAAACCATGTACAGCACACGTTTAATTAATTTACATTTTTGGATTGCAACCATCGGTGTGGTGTTGTACATCACGTCAATGTGGATCTCTGGTGTGATGCAAGGCATGATGTGGCGCGCGATTAATCCTGACGGCACTTTGGTTTACACCCATATTCAAAGCATTGCAGCTTCTAAGCCGCTCTATATTATTCGTGTGTTGGGTGGTGTGATGTACCTCGGCGGTATGATCATCATGGCCTACAACGTCGTTCGTACGATCATGGCTGGTAAAGCCGTTGATGCGCCAATTCCTGAACTGAGCTACGACGCACACCACTAA
- the ccoO gene encoding cytochrome-c oxidase, cbb3-type subunit II, whose product MSFLSQDKVERKVGWLIALTLLTVSFGGLAEIVPLFFSHSTTEPIEGVKPYNALRLAGRDVFIREGCYNCHSQMIRPFRAETLRYGHYSVAGESVYDHPFQWGSKRTGPDLARVGGRYSDEWHRVHLNDPRAVVPQSNMPSYPWLSSGKVDGETIQTHMRALTKVGVPYTEQEIADAPKLVENKTEQDALIAYLQGLGLALKDK is encoded by the coding sequence ATGAGTTTTTTATCACAAGATAAGGTTGAGCGTAAAGTCGGTTGGTTGATTGCTTTGACTTTGCTGACTGTTTCATTTGGCGGGTTGGCTGAAATCGTTCCCCTGTTTTTTTCACATTCAACAACTGAACCCATTGAAGGTGTCAAGCCTTATAACGCCTTGCGTTTGGCTGGACGTGATGTGTTCATTCGTGAGGGTTGCTACAACTGCCACTCACAAATGATTCGCCCTTTCCGCGCTGAAACATTGCGTTATGGTCATTATTCTGTTGCAGGTGAGTCTGTGTATGACCACCCGTTTCAATGGGGTTCTAAACGAACTGGGCCTGATTTGGCTCGTGTTGGCGGTCGTTATTCAGATGAATGGCACCGAGTCCATTTGAATGATCCACGCGCTGTTGTGCCTCAATCCAATATGCCATCTTATCCATGGCTGTCAAGTGGAAAGGTTGATGGGGAAACCATTCAAACCCATATGCGTGCATTGACTAAAGTGGGTGTTCCTTACACAGAACAAGAGATTGCAGATGCGCCTAAGTTGGTCGAAAACAAAACCGAACAAGATGCATTGATTGCATATTTGCAAGGTCTTGGTTTGGCACTAAAAGATAAGTAA
- a CDS encoding cbb3-type cytochrome oxidase subunit 3 — translation MDSLTIIRIIVTVVSFLCFLAWIAWFLNKDNKSKYDQYAKDLIDDNDTTPNPSDAVVK, via the coding sequence ATGGACAGCTTAACGATCATCCGCATCATTGTGACTGTGGTCAGTTTTTTGTGCTTTTTGGCTTGGATTGCTTGGTTTCTTAATAAAGACAACAAATCCAAATACGATCAATATGCAAAAGACTTGATTGATGACAATGACACCACGCCGAATCCAAGTGATGCGGTTGTAAAATAA
- the ccoP gene encoding cytochrome-c oxidase, cbb3-type subunit III gives MSDFTSPFWSYWITAIAVGGVIFCIAILVSQMRAKTNKPGEEHLQPHVWDDTLQEYNNPMPRWWLFMFVGAIIFGIGYFVAYPGLGNYKGSFGWTQQGEYEQETAKLEAQVAPKYNQFMSTPIEQLADNKEAMELGQRLFLNNCAQCHGADAGGSKGFPNLTDSDWLYGGWPTAIEHSILSGRNGVMPSQADALKSPVAINDVANYVMSLSNSPHDVVAAARGKEKFTLCASCHMVDAKGAISDPTGAQRGVGAPNLTDKTWLYGGDIKTITETVTKGRNNVMPSWDCFLGESRIHVLAAYIWQLNRDENGTVLNPVKAPDSLAKGIAEDQVAWDKTVADAKAQGKPVCSAISIHVQNAAKAAADAQKAKEAAAAAPAAGAAGAVPDVKK, from the coding sequence ATGAGTGATTTTACCAGCCCATTCTGGTCTTATTGGATTACTGCGATTGCAGTGGGTGGCGTGATTTTTTGTATCGCCATTCTCGTTTCTCAAATGAGAGCAAAAACCAATAAACCTGGTGAAGAGCACCTTCAACCCCATGTTTGGGATGACACTCTGCAAGAGTACAACAACCCAATGCCGCGCTGGTGGTTGTTCATGTTCGTGGGTGCCATTATATTTGGCATTGGTTATTTTGTGGCTTACCCTGGTTTGGGTAACTACAAAGGCTCTTTTGGCTGGACTCAGCAAGGCGAATACGAACAAGAAACGGCTAAATTAGAAGCTCAAGTGGCCCCGAAATACAATCAGTTCATGAGCACGCCGATTGAGCAGTTGGCGGACAATAAAGAAGCAATGGAATTGGGTCAGCGTTTGTTTTTGAACAATTGTGCACAATGTCATGGTGCCGATGCAGGTGGCTCAAAAGGCTTTCCAAACTTGACTGACAGCGATTGGTTGTATGGTGGTTGGCCAACTGCCATTGAACATTCAATTTTGAGTGGTCGTAACGGCGTGATGCCCTCTCAGGCTGATGCTTTAAAATCACCTGTGGCCATCAATGATGTGGCAAACTATGTGATGTCTTTATCAAACAGCCCACATGATGTAGTGGCCGCAGCACGCGGTAAAGAGAAGTTTACATTGTGTGCCAGTTGCCACATGGTCGATGCTAAAGGTGCGATTTCTGATCCAACTGGTGCTCAGCGTGGTGTGGGTGCCCCTAATTTGACAGACAAAACCTGGTTGTACGGTGGTGACATCAAGACCATTACTGAAACAGTGACCAAAGGTCGTAATAACGTCATGCCATCATGGGACTGTTTCCTTGGTGAGTCTCGCATCCATGTTTTGGCCGCTTATATTTGGCAGCTGAATCGTGATGAAAATGGCACAGTGTTGAATCCAGTCAAAGCGCCTGACTCATTGGCAAAAGGCATCGCAGAAGACCAAGTGGCTTGGGACAAAACAGTCGCCGATGCAAAAGCTCAAGGAAAGCCAGTCTGTTCTGCCATTTCCATTCATGTGCAGAACGCAGCGAAAGCTGCTGCTGATGCACAGAAAGCCAAGGAAGCGGCGGCTGCTGCACCCGCCGCTGGGGCTGCTGGTGCGGTACCCGATGTAAAAAAATAA
- the ccoG gene encoding cytochrome c oxidase accessory protein CcoG produces the protein MRQIFYAKVEEAAAASSSVDKDRREKKDKQPQGLFAARKKLYVRDVKGFFDNWRWIFVWLTQIVFYGLPWLQWNGRQALLFDLNEHKFYIFGLIFWPSDVVYMTILLIICAVALFLFTAVAGRLWCGYACPQTVYTEIFMWVESKIEGNRVARMRLDKAPLSANKIMRKGFKHFIWAVISLWSGYTLVAYFTPMRELFLETVNFTLSVSEVFWIFFYGFMMYLFAGWMREQVCKYMCPYARFQSVMFDADTLIVTYDVKRGESRGPRKKGVDPREQGKGDCIDCGVCVDVCPTGIDIRDGLQYECIGCGACADGCDDIMVKMGYPKGLIRYDTENGVQQNSSKMDIMRRILRGRVLLYTVVLLALVIGLAYSLGQRSVLKMRVERDARTVARVVESGMVENVYRIQLSNADEKNHTISVSVHGLNGISIKGVDKVELPALSTQTLALKVQVDQTKARTAGGTSGTNPIEIRLSPIDFKDDVLSEKTIFMLPKQD, from the coding sequence ATGCGTCAAATCTTTTACGCAAAAGTTGAAGAGGCTGCTGCAGCATCCAGCAGTGTGGATAAAGATCGTCGAGAAAAGAAAGATAAACAGCCACAAGGCTTGTTCGCCGCCAGAAAAAAATTGTATGTTCGTGATGTTAAAGGTTTTTTTGATAATTGGCGTTGGATTTTTGTGTGGTTGACTCAAATTGTGTTTTACGGTTTGCCTTGGTTGCAGTGGAATGGGCGACAAGCACTTTTGTTTGACTTAAATGAGCACAAATTTTATATTTTTGGTTTGATTTTTTGGCCATCCGATGTGGTTTATATGACCATATTGTTGATCATCTGTGCTGTAGCCTTGTTTCTATTTACAGCAGTGGCGGGTCGCTTGTGGTGCGGTTATGCTTGTCCGCAGACCGTTTACACCGAGATTTTCATGTGGGTGGAAAGCAAAATAGAAGGCAATCGTGTCGCTCGCATGCGTTTGGATAAAGCACCGTTGTCAGCGAATAAAATAATGCGCAAAGGATTCAAGCATTTTATTTGGGCGGTTATTAGCTTGTGGTCTGGTTATACTTTGGTGGCGTATTTCACCCCGATGCGTGAGCTTTTTCTTGAGACGGTTAATTTCACACTGTCTGTTTCTGAAGTGTTTTGGATCTTTTTTTATGGTTTCATGATGTATTTGTTTGCGGGTTGGATGCGCGAACAGGTGTGCAAGTACATGTGTCCATACGCCCGTTTTCAAAGTGTCATGTTTGACGCAGACACTTTGATTGTGACGTACGATGTGAAGCGTGGTGAGTCACGGGGTCCGCGTAAAAAAGGGGTCGATCCGCGTGAACAAGGTAAAGGTGATTGCATTGACTGCGGTGTGTGCGTTGATGTGTGTCCAACGGGCATTGACATTCGCGATGGCTTACAATATGAGTGCATTGGTTGTGGTGCATGTGCGGATGGTTGCGACGACATCATGGTGAAAATGGGTTATCCCAAAGGTTTGATTCGCTATGATACGGAAAATGGTGTGCAGCAGAATTCAAGTAAAATGGACATCATGCGTCGAATTTTACGAGGTCGAGTTTTGCTTTATACGGTGGTTTTGCTGGCTCTCGTGATTGGTTTGGCTTACAGTTTGGGGCAGCGCAGTGTGTTAAAAATGCGCGTTGAACGAGATGCGCGCACTGTGGCGCGGGTTGTCGAAAGTGGCATGGTGGAGAATGTTTATCGAATTCAATTGTCAAATGCAGATGAAAAAAATCATACCATTTCAGTCAGCGTACATGGATTGAATGGTATTTCAATCAAAGGCGTTGACAAGGTTGAGCTGCCCGCATTGAGCACCCAAACCTTGGCTTTGAAAGTGCAGGTTGACCAGACCAAAGCACGCACAGCAGGTGGCACATCGGGTACGAATCCGATTGAAATTCGTCTTTCTCCAATTGACTTTAAAGATGATGTGCTGAGTGAAAAAACCATATTTATGTTACCTAAACAAGATTGA